The window tacAAGCCAAAGTTCCAGTGCAATTAAAGAATTCTTGGATAACACTTTTGTCTATAATATTCCCATGTCCCACCACGAAAGTTTTAGCATCTAAATTGGTAGGAATTTCAGTTTTAGGAGTTTTACCATCCTTAATTTTTTCCATACCAAAATCAGTCATGATAGCAATTTCAAGCAAATGAACAAGCACACAAAGAAGCAAACAGAAAATATTATTGCATTTTTGTAAAActtttttagaagtgggggagatgaaaatgagaggcaaatagcaaataatgtaaatgcaaggagatgaaagtttatgcataggtacttgatagatgttgataatgtctccccggcaatggcgccagaaattattcctgctacttatgaactgcgttgggatttccacgaagaggggaggatgatgcagtatagtacagataaatatttccctcagttaagaaccaatattatcaatccagtaggagaaccacagaacacctcgttagcagcacctgcacacaaaataacaaatccttgcaacccaacgcgaacaaggggttaTGAGTCCCTTGACAATTAGTTGCAAGATTAAATTGTGTAGTAATTGATAAATATattaaaaaatacaaaataaaataaaaaagtaaaaTTGTAGCAAgatatttttaggatttttaatatatgataaaagtagacccgggggccatagttttcactagaggcttctctcttgaaaataacatacggtgggtaaataaattaataatgggcaattgatagaaaagcaaataatcatgagATATCCAAGtcaatgatcatatatataggcatcatgtccgagacaagtagaccgaaacgattctgcatctactactattactccacacatcgaccactatccagcatgcatctagagtattaagttcataaagaatggagtaacgccttaagcaagatgacatgatgtagacagagTAAACTCACGcataaataaaccccatctttttatccttaatgacaacgatacaaatatgtgtcatgaccctttctatcactgggattgagcacccacaagatcgaacccatcacaaagcacctctcccattgcaagaaaaatcaacctagttggccaaactaagtcaatagattagagagaaatacaaagctataataatcatgcataaaagagttcagagaaaactcaaataacattcatggataatctgatcataagaaATTCAcaatcattggatcccaacaagcacaccgcaaaaagtgattacatcgaataaaaatccaagaacatcgaggagaacattgtattgaagatcaaaaggagagagagggagccatctagctattaactatggacccgtaggtccgtggtaaactactcacacatcattggaagggcaacaaggttgatgtagagtccctccgtgattgattcccgctCCGGcacagtgccggaaaaggcctccagttgAGATCTCACGAGAACAGGAACTTGCGGCGGCGAAAAAAGTATTTTGGCTGGCTCTGTGTTGGTTtctcgattttagagaatttatagaggcgaagATTTGTCAAACGGAGCCACATGGGCCCCACGAGCcaccagggcgcacccccctatgcgTGCCTTGATGCCTTGTGGGCCACTGGTCCATCTTCTGATCCTCTCCTGAAGCTTCCAGGGTCACTTGTGTCCAAAAAAAAATCTCtgaaaagttttgtggcatttggactccgtttggtactgatattctaaaAAACTAAAAACATCAACTTACACTAGGCaccaagttaataggttagtcctaaaaaatgatatataattgcttgtaaacgcatataaaacatccaagattgatactataatagcatggaacaataaaaaaatatagatacgttggagacttatcagacGGCAATGTGGCGCTCAGGGGTGTGGCCGTGTTTCGCTGGAATCGGAGGTGCCCAGTACTACAACCGACACGTCAGGGAGCCAAAGACAGTGGCCATCGGTGCTGCAACCGGCAATCGTCGATGATGGAGCGAGGTGATGACACAGAGGCCGGTCAAACATGCTGCAACTGACAAAACATGGAGCTACAACCGACGAGTTGTTTTGCTAGGACAGACGTGATGCGACCGGGGATGGTGATCCATTTTTTTTGATGAAACTAGCTTTTTTGCTGGGACCGGCCGGAATGTTTGCTACGAGCCATCGACGATGAGCCATTATTTTTGTTGGAATCCGCGAGTTTGTTGaaaccatgatttgttttgtcgaaacCATGCATTTTTTGTTGGAACCATGCATTTTTTGTGTTTTGTTGGACTATGTATTGTTTTTCGAAATCATGCTATTGTTTTGCTGCAACCGGCACAAACACTGTCCAAATCACGGTCGACACGAGATTGCACTGCAACCGTCGTCGGGGCTGCGGGAGGCTGTAGTCTTGCTTACGGTGACAATGACACGCGACGACGATGGCACGCGATGACTAGAGACCGGCATGCCACAACCGGCACCCGGACGCACTGGAATTGACATGAGGACGAGCACGAGGCCGCGCGGGTTGCCAGCGAGCACATGGTTGAGGAAAAGCGCGGGGCGAGTGCGACAACACAGGTTGCCGCCGAGCACTGGTGGGGTGATTCCTACGAGTGTTGTGTTCAGATCGAAGAGAAGGCTCTGTTTGGATCGATggcttagagttagtttgagctagtttgggctcaaacAGCCGTAAAATATTTAAGCATGagtgctagtttgagctagttgcatctaacccatCAAAAGAAACTATCCCATCCAaggggtgctaattggagctagttctcctgggCCCATTAAAAAAGTCTGTCTATCCCTGCACCAGATCCCTCCCTCCCGCACCCTGTCGTGCAACTCCACTCCCGCACCCCCCTCATGCGTCTCCTCTCCCGTTCCCCATCGCGCCGCCggcaccccaggcgcgccctcctcctgccgCCGCTCGCCCTCCAGCCTCCGAAGTTCGCCCCGCTCACCCGCTCCCCcatcgcccgtcgtcgtcgtctctctctctctctctctctctctctctctctctctctctctctctctctcgtgtgcgGCAGCGGCGCATCTAGCAGGGAGGTCGTGAGAGGTTAGTTCGTTCGTTCCTCCTCCTACTCGTGCGCGTGGCGGGGATCTGAACCGGCGGCGCGATTGGATCCGTCGGAGGCCGACAACTGGGGCTTGAGGTGGCGTGCGTGGCCGATGATTGAGGACTGGGGGGCCGCTGTGTATATATGGCGATTGTGAgtgggaggaggccacacaagagccgaTCACACCAAATCCGACAGGAAAGAGGGTTTAAAGGAGCCAAATGATTGACAAAGTGcatttattatcaatctaaccctgtcatccaaacacctctttggctagaatAGTTCGGAATTAATTATGaattagaaactaactctaacctctagctaaattAGAGTATCCAAAATGGGCCGAAGAGAGATAATCCAACGTCGCACCGCGATCGGCCGAAATTTGGACCGGTCGACCGGGGGGTAGCATCCGCGCAAAAAGAAAGGGCAAAACAATTGTACTGCTGCTACGGAGAGCCGTGAATGCAATCATCTCGTCGCCTTGTCCACAAAGCGGCGTCATAAAAACACCAGCGACACGGCTGCGATCGGAAACGGCGCGGGCGGTTGTTACCCCTGTCGGACCGGACGGAACAAAATTTACTCCCTCGCTGCCAGGCTGGCCCCCACGGCACCCGAATTTAACTCGCCCGTCCCGAGCGGAGAACGCTTCGCCTCTGCCTCCGCCAGTTACCATCAGGCAGGCagtacacacactacacacactacACAGTAGAAACCGGCAGGCAGTAACGAGTGACGACAccgcaccaccatcaccaccatgagCGGCGcaggcgagggagaggagaggacatTTTACCGCGATGACAGCAGCGACGGCGACGCGAGCGCCAACCACCCTTAAGTAAGACGGCgggggaaaggaaagggaggaGGGAGGCAACAGCGGGTCGCGATTAAGCTGTCGCGCGCGGCAGGGAGTGGCCAACTGCTGGATCTGACGCCACTTTGCTGCTACGACTTCACCATCTCTCCCCCCCTCGCTTCGCCCacgccgccccccctcccctccccctgtcgCGCAATTCCTCGAGCACCGCGGGCGCGCGCGCGGCCCCGATCTCCGCGGCGGCGGCCAATGCCGGCGGCGCGATGAGCGTGGAAGACGAGGTgctgggggaggagggggaggaggacacGGAGGAGCTCTTCTACGAGTCGCTCGACCGCATcctctcctcctcggcctcctccacctccgcctcgGACGACGACGGCGTCGACCCCCCGCGCCGCAGCCGCCGCTACGATGCCGCGGCGCTCGACCTCTGGACCTCCCAGCCGGCGCCCATCCAGGAGCGCCGCCACcggctgctccagctgatggggctCGCGGGGGACCCCTCCCTCGCGCGATTCGAGATGGGCCGATCCGCCTCCTACGACGATGTGGGACCGCGGCCGGCTTCTCCCGTCTCGCGGTCCagatcggatggggcctccaccgcGAAGCCTCCGGTTGGAGGCGGCCGTTTGCGCCCCACCTCGTCCGACGCATCAGATGCCAGTGCCACGCTGGAGGCGGTCGAGGAGGACCCAAGCTGCTTGATCAGGAACCTCGACGACGGTAGCGAGTTCGTGGTGAGGGAGGAGTTCGGGCTCCGCGAGGTTGGTACCGGCCGCCAGCTTACCGTGGAGGAGTTCGAGCTATTCATCGGCCGCTCCCCCATCGTCCAGGAGCTCATGCGCCGCCAAAGCGTCACCAACTCCAACCCAAACTCCAATTCCCAAAGTGGCGCCTCCACCCCCATGGAGAGGTCCAGCTCCGGCTCCAGCAATGGCGGGGCGCGTTCTAGGCGGCGCAGCAGCTGGCTTCACACCATCCGCAGTGCGGCTGGCTCCATGGTCACCTATTCACGTGACCGCCGCGGCGACGACAAGGACACGTCCTCAGAGAAGGGTGGCCGCCACTCCAGCTCGGCTACGGAAGACAGCCAGGATGGCGTTGCACGCCATGGTCCAGACCGTGTCAAGGTGCGGCACAACGGCAAGTCATACAAGGAGCTCACTGGCCTGTTCATGAACCAGCAGATACATGGGCACAAAGGGTCCATTTGGAGCATCAAGTTTAGTCCTGATGGGCGATACCTTGCAACTGCTGGAGAGGATTGCATGATCCATGTTTGGGAGGTGTTGCACTCCGGAATgatgaaggaggagagggaggtggGAGATAATGGGACCTGCAATCCTTTCGCTGCCATGGTATGTGATGAGTCACTGGAGCTAATGTTAGCATCGGTTGCTACAGAGGGCAGCCATTGGGAGAAGAAGCTGCCAGCAACGGATCTGCAGAGTCGGAGATCTGGGGGCTCAGACCAGTTGATGGTGCCAGAGCATGTGTTTGCACTGTCTGAGAAGCCTGTTATAACCTTCGCA is drawn from Triticum dicoccoides isolate Atlit2015 ecotype Zavitan chromosome 6B, WEW_v2.0, whole genome shotgun sequence and contains these coding sequences:
- the LOC119322791 gene encoding WD repeat-containing protein 44-like isoform X2 produces the protein MSVEDEVLGEEGEEDTEELFYESLDRILSSSASSTSASDDDGVDPPRRSRRYDAAALDLWTSQPAPIQERRHRLLQLMGLAGDPSLARFEMGRSASYDDVGPRPASPVSRSRSDGASTAKPPVGGGRLRPTSSDASDASATLEAVEEDPSCLIRNLDDGSEFVVREEFGLREVGTGRQLTVEEFELFIGRSPIVQELMRRQSVTNSNPNSNSQSGASTPMERSSSGSSNGGARSRRRSSWLHTIRSAAGSMVTYSRDRRGDDKDTSSEKGGRHSSSATEDSQDGVARHGPDRVKVRHNGKSYKELTGLFMNQQIHGHKGSIWSIKFSPDGRYLATAGEDCMIHVWEVLHSGMMKEEREVGDNGTCNPFAAMVCDESLELMLASVATEGSHWEKKLPATDLQSRRSGGSDQLMVPEHVFALSEKPVITFAGHLKDVLDLCWSKSQYLLSSSMDKTVRLWHMSSTYCLKAFSHSDYVTCIQFNPVDDRYFISGSLDEKVRIWSIPKREIVDWVDLHEMITAACYSPDGQSAFIGSHKGNCHVYDTSDNMLCYKKQIDLQLKKKRSSQKKITGFQFLNSLSQEVLQRSLSHLRTQESESLMASNYFTSLKGFRTPAAKSQLVQLQTGGTLFLRVRIHVYISGDTVMIPNQAERRTSFLSQIPMRTSAARE
- the LOC119322791 gene encoding WD repeat-containing protein 44-like isoform X1, producing the protein MSVEDEVLGEEGEEDTEELFYESLDRILSSSASSTSASDDDGVDPPRRSRRYDAAALDLWTSQPAPIQERRHRLLQLMGLAGDPSLARFEMGRSASYDDVGPRPASPVSRSRSDGASTAKPPVGGGRLRPTSSDASDASATLEAVEEDPSCLIRNLDDGSEFVVREEFGLREVGTGRQLTVEEFELFIGRSPIVQELMRRQSVTNSNPNSNSQSGASTPMERSSSGSSNGGARSRRRSSWLHTIRSAAGSMVTYSRDRRGDDKDTSSEKGGRHSSSATEDSQDGVARHGPDRVKVRHNGKSYKELTGLFMNQQIHGHKGSIWSIKFSPDGRYLATAGEDCMIHVWEVLHSGMMKEEREVGDNGTCNPFAAMVCDESLELMLASVATEGSHWEKKLPATDLQSRRSGGSDQLMVPEHVFALSEKPVITFAGHLKDVLDLCWSKSQYLLSSSMDKTVRLWHMSSTYCLKAFSHSDYVTCIQFNPVDDRYFISGSLDEKVRIWSIPKREIVDWVDLHEMITAACYSPDGQSAFIGSHKGNCHVYDTSDNMLCYKKQIDLQLKKKRSSQKKITGFQFIPGSSSKVIVTSADSRIRVVDGFELLHKFKGFQNTSSQISACSAANGRYIISASEDSRVYIWRYSDDSKPSRKKNIVPVTNTHENFRCERVTVAVAWPCAGARMTNRAISRKQDNLDCVAGNGHVLGSEPAKEDEIPAVQDQSNTLCNNGATWPEELMTKTKQSPKSNTTHSGDVDQAPSPPAWGLVIVTAGHDGQIRTYQNFGFPSITSI